The Bacillus sp. (in: firmicutes) genome includes a region encoding these proteins:
- a CDS encoding PhoH family protein encodes MTETRYTQTIHLDNPNEAMSLFGISDTHLKLMEQSFPVSIVTRGETVDIIGNEQDVHIIYDVIQQLLTVIRKGISISTRDVIYALEMGKRGTLEYFGELFEEEIAKSVKGKSIRVKTLGQRQYIQAIRKHDLVFGIGPAGTGKTYLAVVMAVDALKKGMVKKIILTRPAVEAGESLGFLPGDLKEKVDPYLRPLYDALHDVLGVEQTVRLIDRGTIEIAPLAYMRGRTLEDAFVILDEAQNTTTAQMKMFLTRLGFGSKMVITGDQTQVDLPRGVQSGLIAAEKTLNDVSGISFVYLEQGDVVRHPLVAKIIQAYNEKQEKD; translated from the coding sequence ATGACAGAAACACGCTATACTCAAACGATTCATCTAGACAATCCAAATGAAGCGATGAGTTTATTCGGTATTTCCGATACTCATCTCAAACTGATGGAGCAATCGTTTCCGGTTTCGATTGTTACTCGTGGAGAAACGGTCGACATAATCGGAAATGAGCAAGATGTTCATATTATTTATGATGTGATTCAACAGCTTTTAACCGTGATTCGAAAAGGCATTTCCATTAGTACCCGTGATGTTATTTATGCCCTAGAGATGGGAAAAAGGGGTACATTAGAATATTTTGGCGAGCTATTCGAGGAAGAAATTGCAAAAAGCGTTAAAGGCAAAAGTATACGTGTCAAAACGCTAGGTCAACGCCAGTACATTCAAGCGATTCGTAAACATGACTTAGTTTTTGGAATTGGCCCTGCAGGTACTGGGAAAACATATTTAGCTGTTGTTATGGCAGTAGATGCGTTAAAAAAAGGGATGGTTAAAAAAATAATTCTTACTCGACCTGCTGTAGAAGCAGGGGAGAGCTTAGGATTTCTTCCAGGGGATTTAAAAGAAAAAGTAGACCCTTATTTACGTCCATTGTACGATGCATTACATGATGTGTTAGGAGTTGAGCAAACCGTTCGATTGATTGATCGCGGGACGATTGAAATTGCTCCTCTCGCTTATATGCGTGGTCGAACGCTTGAAGATGCATTTGTTATTTTAGATGAAGCACAAAATACAACAACGGCCCAAATGAAAATGTTCCTTACCCGCTTAGGGTTTGGCTCTAAAATGGTCATCACGGGAGATCAAACGCAAGTGGACTTACCACGTGGTGTTCAATCAGGCTTAATCGCGGCGGAAAAAACATTAAATGACGTTTCTGGAATTTCTTTCGTTTATTTAGAACAAGGCGATGTTGTTCGTCATCCGCTTGTCGCTAAAATTATTCAAGCATATAATGAAAAACAAGAAAAAGACTAA
- the yqfD gene encoding sporulation protein YqfD has translation MKNQWVTFFQGTVLVRARGVGVERFVNRLMNAQIALWNIKRQGTDTITFYVMLKDIHKLRRYVRKEPIRLSFLRGVGMPFLWKRVMKNSGFFVGIILFLGAVFLLSNMVWGIEIKGASPELEHKIEKQLKEMGITKGKLRFYIDDVQTIQRKLTNELKEVTWIGVQLKGTTYHFEVVEKNTPPPVEYIGPQNLIAKKNGVIVQLFIENGQPLVSVHEYVAKGQILVQGVIGKGEFSKVVPAKGEVWAETWYKTDVELPLTSQFTVMTGNSHKTHRLSFGSFSIPIWGFESPEFTNVQKETNQYPLHFLGWKLPISYSKEVVWETEEVERTYSKEEALEAAIAIGRDNLIKTLPEGARIKGEKVLQQRIENGKVKVSIYFQVIENIAEAQPIIQGDVE, from the coding sequence ATGAAAAATCAATGGGTGACCTTTTTTCAAGGGACCGTGTTAGTCAGAGCGCGCGGAGTGGGGGTAGAGCGGTTTGTGAATCGGTTAATGAATGCTCAAATCGCATTATGGAATATTAAACGTCAAGGCACCGATACCATCACTTTTTATGTGATGCTCAAAGATATACATAAACTGCGGCGTTATGTTCGAAAAGAACCGATTCGTTTGTCCTTTTTACGAGGAGTAGGGATGCCGTTTTTATGGAAACGTGTCATGAAGAACAGCGGCTTTTTCGTCGGCATCATTTTGTTTTTAGGGGCGGTGTTTCTTTTATCCAATATGGTATGGGGAATTGAAATAAAAGGGGCATCTCCAGAATTAGAACATAAAATTGAAAAACAGTTAAAAGAAATGGGAATTACAAAAGGAAAACTTCGATTTTACATCGATGATGTCCAAACAATTCAGCGCAAATTGACGAATGAATTGAAAGAAGTCACATGGATTGGTGTGCAATTAAAAGGGACAACCTACCATTTTGAAGTCGTAGAAAAAAATACACCACCACCAGTTGAATATATAGGTCCTCAAAACTTGATTGCCAAAAAAAACGGTGTAATTGTCCAGTTGTTTATTGAAAACGGACAACCATTAGTGTCGGTTCATGAGTATGTGGCAAAAGGCCAAATTTTAGTTCAAGGTGTCATCGGTAAGGGTGAATTTTCTAAGGTTGTTCCTGCAAAGGGAGAAGTTTGGGCAGAAACATGGTACAAGACTGATGTAGAACTTCCTTTAACATCACAATTTACCGTTATGACCGGAAACTCCCATAAGACACATCGTCTTTCTTTCGGAAGTTTTTCAATTCCTATATGGGGATTCGAATCCCCTGAATTTACGAATGTTCAAAAAGAGACGAATCAATACCCTCTCCATTTTCTCGGATGGAAATTACCAATCTCGTATTCAAAGGAAGTAGTGTGGGAAACAGAAGAAGTGGAACGTACGTATTCAAAGGAAGAAGCGCTCGAAGCCGCAATTGCCATCGGACGCGACAATTTAATAAAAACGTTGCCTGAAGGGGCCCGAATTAAAGGGGAAAAAGTTTTGCAACAACGTATAGAGAATGGTAAAGTAAAGGTATCAATATATTTCCAAGTGATAGAAAACATCGCAGAAGCTCAACCAATAATTCAAGGAGATGTGGAATGA
- the yqfC gene encoding sporulation protein YqfC has protein sequence MIRNFRQTMKRWFSQQMDLPNDILMDLPRITMIGKIHIYIENHKGLLSFSDKELRLLLKQGQLLIKGHSFVIKTILPEEILLEGNIDQVIYLDE, from the coding sequence ATGATCCGGAACTTTCGACAAACAATGAAACGTTGGTTTTCCCAGCAAATGGACCTTCCGAATGACATTTTAATGGACTTACCCCGCATTACGATGATTGGAAAAATTCACATTTATATTGAAAATCATAAAGGACTTTTATCCTTTTCAGATAAAGAACTCCGCTTGTTGTTAAAACAAGGACAACTGCTTATAAAAGGGCACTCCTTCGTCATTAAAACGATTTTACCGGAAGAAATATTGCTTGAAGGGAATATTGATCAAGTGATTTATTTGGATGAGTAA